A window from Candidatus Bipolaricaulota bacterium encodes these proteins:
- a CDS encoding metallophosphoesterase: MNDEPSSRGSPTVKILVVSDVISRVVYSEGIRDRFGDVDLALSCGDLPYYYLEYIVSMLDVPLLYVHGNHDRPLQTERGEIPEPRGCISVEERVVKMKGLLIAGLGGSIRYNASGIYQYTEREMRWRLVKLSPRLWRNRLLYGRALDVFIAHSPPRGIHDQKDRPHHGFDTFRYLIHRYQPRYFIHGHSYPRMGVPERSRVEETEVIHVYGYKVLEVSIGTA, encoded by the coding sequence GTGAACGATGAGCCGTCTTCCAGAGGTTCGCCCACCGTCAAGATCCTAGTGGTGAGCGATGTGATCAGTCGGGTGGTGTACAGCGAAGGGATACGCGATCGGTTCGGGGACGTGGATCTCGCTCTATCGTGCGGCGACCTCCCCTACTACTATCTGGAGTACATCGTAAGTATGCTCGACGTACCGCTCCTCTACGTGCATGGGAATCACGACCGTCCCCTCCAGACCGAGCGCGGGGAGATCCCCGAACCCCGGGGGTGCATCTCGGTGGAGGAGAGGGTGGTGAAGATGAAAGGACTGCTGATCGCGGGGTTGGGCGGGAGCATCCGTTATAACGCCTCCGGTATCTACCAGTACACCGAGCGCGAGATGCGGTGGCGGCTCGTCAAGCTGTCTCCCCGATTGTGGCGCAACAGGTTGCTCTATGGGCGTGCTCTCGATGTCTTCATCGCCCATTCTCCCCCTCGCGGGATCCACGATCAAAAGGATCGTCCGCATCACGGGTTCGACACCTTCCGCTACTTGATTCATCGGTATCAGCCGCGTTACTTCATCCACGGTCACAGCTACCCCCGCATGGGGGTGCCGGAGCGATCACGGGTCGAGGAGACGGAAGTGATCCATGTGTACGGGTATAAGGTGTTGGAGGTGTCGATTGGAACAGCCTAA
- a CDS encoding ParB-like nuclease domain-containing protein, giving the protein MEQPKVGWKKLGRDLLTAVIPLARRRPTLLIPFDWVKDQLKLKGSRYRGLQTVEIDRIVGSLNRYHDFDRAFLPLRATAERTERLQRLQRALEKGEILPPVRLYQVGNVYFVEDGHHRVAAARRQGAKEIDAEVIEFDSKVTLEPGVTPKDIIIKAEYADFLERTHLDKLRPEQKIEFTEPGRYRVLLEHIDVHRYFLGLEKKREIPYEEAVVSWYDNVYKPLVETFRRLGILKRFPGRTEADLYVWVSRHLYYLRERYGPDVDLDKAVLDYAKRYRLPWLARVLNPDQPQ; this is encoded by the coding sequence TTGGAACAGCCTAAAGTCGGTTGGAAGAAGCTGGGGCGGGACCTTCTCACCGCCGTAATCCCGCTTGCGCGCAGGCGGCCTACCCTCCTCATCCCGTTCGACTGGGTGAAGGATCAGTTGAAGCTCAAGGGGAGTCGCTACCGCGGCCTGCAGACGGTGGAGATCGACAGGATCGTGGGGAGCCTGAACCGCTACCACGACTTCGACCGCGCGTTCCTCCCCCTCCGCGCCACCGCCGAGCGCACCGAACGGCTGCAGCGTCTCCAGCGAGCCCTGGAGAAGGGGGAGATACTCCCGCCGGTGCGTCTGTACCAGGTGGGGAACGTGTACTTTGTGGAGGACGGCCATCATCGCGTGGCCGCCGCCCGCCGGCAAGGGGCCAAGGAGATCGACGCCGAGGTGATCGAGTTCGATTCCAAGGTTACGCTCGAGCCCGGGGTCACGCCGAAGGATATCATCATCAAGGCGGAGTATGCCGACTTCCTCGAGCGCACCCACCTGGACAAGCTGCGGCCGGAACAGAAGATCGAGTTCACCGAGCCGGGGCGCTACCGGGTGCTCCTCGAGCACATCGACGTGCACCGCTACTTCCTCGGGCTGGAGAAGAAGCGGGAGATTCCGTACGAGGAGGCGGTGGTCTCGTGGTACGACAACGTGTACAAGCCGCTGGTGGAGACGTTCCGCCGCTTGGGAATCCTCAAACGGTTCCCCGGCCGCACCGAGGCCGACCTGTACGTGTGGGTCTCCCGACACCTTTACTATCTCCGGGAACGATACGGACCGGATGTCGATCTGGACAAGGCGGTGCTTGACTACGCGAAACGCTACCGCCTCCCCTGGCTCGCCCGCGTGCTCAACCCCGATCAGCCACAATAA
- a CDS encoding undecaprenyl/decaprenyl-phosphate alpha-N-acetylglucosaminyl 1-phosphate transferase — VLVGLGIGGADPFLLGGMGGIIILGALDDRLDLSPTIKLIGQGIAAAVALFGLNGIGTLSLAGGAIPLGPAGPVLTLLWVVGLTNAVNLIDGLDGLAVGVSIPPTLALLIIGASTGNAGGIALGAVLLGGLLGFYPWNRFRARLLLGDTGAELIGYLLAVTSIRVLPADAFPLISAAFLFSFPLADTAFAIVRRAYHHRALFHGDRDHIHHRLKRTIGEGKAVLALSLFSLVSAGIGLLLWSIGM; from the coding sequence GGGTGCTCGTCGGCCTGGGGATCGGAGGGGCCGACCCGTTCCTCCTTGGCGGGATGGGAGGAATCATCATCCTCGGGGCGCTCGATGACCGCCTCGACCTCTCACCTACGATCAAGCTCATCGGCCAGGGGATCGCTGCCGCGGTCGCGCTGTTCGGGCTCAATGGGATCGGTACTCTCTCGCTCGCCGGTGGGGCGATCCCCCTCGGACCGGCCGGCCCGGTTCTCACCCTTCTGTGGGTGGTCGGCCTGACGAACGCGGTCAACCTGATCGACGGGCTGGACGGCCTGGCGGTCGGGGTGAGTATCCCTCCAACGCTTGCGCTGTTGATCATCGGGGCGAGTACCGGGAACGCGGGTGGGATTGCACTCGGGGCCGTCCTCCTCGGCGGCCTCCTTGGGTTCTATCCCTGGAATCGGTTCCGGGCGCGGCTCCTCCTCGGAGACACCGGAGCTGAGCTGATCGGGTACCTCCTCGCCGTGACGAGCATCCGTGTATTGCCCGCGGACGCATTCCCGCTCATCTCCGCTGCGTTCCTCTTCTCCTTTCCCCTCGCCGACACCGCGTTTGCGATCGTGCGGCGCGCGTATCACCACCGCGCCCTGTTCCACGGGGATCGGGATCACATTCACCATCGGCTGAAACGGACGATCGGGGAGGGAAAGGCGGTACTCGCCTTGAGCTTGTTCAGTCTGGTCTCGGCTGGAATCGGGCTTCTCCTCTGGTCGATCGGTATGTAA